Proteins co-encoded in one Rhopalosiphum maidis isolate BTI-1 chromosome 2, ASM367621v3, whole genome shotgun sequence genomic window:
- the LOC113553609 gene encoding tRNA-dihydrouridine(20a/20b) synthase [NAD(P)+]-like isoform X1 — translation MSNNPVIDLFDDPSKKFVKICAPMVRYSKLQFRKLIRMYECDLCFTPMIMADSYVKSAKARAHEFQTDADDRPLIVQFGANNSSDFVNASNLIIPYCDGIDLNCGCPQRWALNDGYGAQLLKNPEIIKDCVRQLRNHLPANKTISVKLRLLDNHRKSVDLCQQIEATGVSFITVHGRTVLQKNEAIDQECLKLINESVSVPVVLNGDIKNLSDAITMQKYTGCRGMMSARGILHNPGLFAGYQSTPLSAVQDWLNINHTNYLWFHHHLVFMCENLLTKTARNTFNQLRKASDVISFLENQLDIPNVLPSNRILGKEPGGTSGAYYENVSIKETVSSPPEDIMDSIINLFD, via the exons atgtcTAATAATCcagttattgatttatttgacGATCCAAGTAAAaagtttgttaaaatatgtgcTCCAATGGTCCGTTATAGcaa actaCAATTCCGGAAGTTGATTCGTATGTATGAATGTGATTTATGTTTCACACCAATGATAATGGCTGACTCTTATGTTAAGTCAGCTAAGGCTAGGGCACATGAATTCCAAACTGATGCAG atgATAGACCACTTATTGTACAATTTGGTGCTAATAATTCATCAGATTTTGTTAATGCTTCTAATTTGATTATTCC ataTTGTGATggaattgatttaaattgtgGCTGTCCACAAAGATGGGCTTTAAATGATGGATATGGAGCACAGTTACTGAAAAATCCAGAAATTATCAAAGATTGTGTACGTCAATTACGTAATCATTTACCCGCTAACAAGACTATATCAGTTAAATTAAGATTACTCGATAATCATAG aAAGAGTGTAGATCTTTGTCAACAAATTGAAGCCACTGGAGTGTCTTTTATCACAGTCCATGGGCGAACAGTTCTTCAAAAAAATGAAGCTATTGATCAAGAATGCTTGAAACTTATAAATGAATCTGTTAGTGTTCCAGTAGTTTTAAATggtgatataaaaaatttatcagATGCTATCACAATGCAAAAATATACTGGTTGTAGAg gaATGATGAGTGCAAGAGGTATATTACACAATCCTGGCTTATTTGCTGGCTATCAGAGTACGCCACTCTCGGCTGTTCAAGATTGGCTAAATATTAACCATACAAATTACTTGTGGTTTCATCAtcatttagtatttatgtGTGAAAATCTACTAACTAAAACTGCAAGAAATACTTTCAATCAATTACGTAAAGCATCAGatgtaatatcatttttagaaaaccaATTGGATATACCAAATGTACTCCCTAGTAATCGAATATTAGGAAAGGAACCTGGTGGAACTAGTGGtgcatattatgaaaatgtaagtattaaaGAAACAGTTTCTTCTCCACCTGAAGATATTATGGACagcataatcaatttatttgattga
- the LOC113553609 gene encoding tRNA-dihydrouridine(20a/20b) synthase [NAD(P)+]-like isoform X2 — MSNNPVIDLFDDPSKKFVKICAPMVRYSKLQFRKLIRMYECDLCFTPMIMADSYVKSAKARAHEFQTDADDRPLIVQFGANNSSDFVNASNLIIPYCDGIDLNCGCPQRWALNDGYGAQLLKNPEIIKDCVRQLRNHLPANKTISVKLRLLDNHRQSVDLCQQIEATGVSFITVHGRTVLQKNEAIDQECLKLINESVSVPVVLNGDIKNLSDAITMQKYTGCRGMMSARGILHNPGLFAGYQSTPLSAVQDWLNINHTNYLWFHHHLVFMCENLLTKTARNTFNQLRKASDVISFLENQLDIPNVLPSNRILGKEPGGTSGAYYENVSIKETVSSPPEDIMDSIINLFD, encoded by the exons atgtcTAATAATCcagttattgatttatttgacGATCCAAGTAAAaagtttgttaaaatatgtgcTCCAATGGTCCGTTATAGcaa actaCAATTCCGGAAGTTGATTCGTATGTATGAATGTGATTTATGTTTCACACCAATGATAATGGCTGACTCTTATGTTAAGTCAGCTAAGGCTAGGGCACATGAATTCCAAACTGATGCAG atgATAGACCACTTATTGTACAATTTGGTGCTAATAATTCATCAGATTTTGTTAATGCTTCTAATTTGATTATTCC ataTTGTGATggaattgatttaaattgtgGCTGTCCACAAAGATGGGCTTTAAATGATGGATATGGAGCACAGTTACTGAAAAATCCAGAAATTATCAAAGATTGTGTACGTCAATTACGTAATCATTTACCCGCTAACAAGACTATATCAGTTAAATTAAGATTACTCGATAATCATAGGCAG AGTGTAGATCTTTGTCAACAAATTGAAGCCACTGGAGTGTCTTTTATCACAGTCCATGGGCGAACAGTTCTTCAAAAAAATGAAGCTATTGATCAAGAATGCTTGAAACTTATAAATGAATCTGTTAGTGTTCCAGTAGTTTTAAATggtgatataaaaaatttatcagATGCTATCACAATGCAAAAATATACTGGTTGTAGAg gaATGATGAGTGCAAGAGGTATATTACACAATCCTGGCTTATTTGCTGGCTATCAGAGTACGCCACTCTCGGCTGTTCAAGATTGGCTAAATATTAACCATACAAATTACTTGTGGTTTCATCAtcatttagtatttatgtGTGAAAATCTACTAACTAAAACTGCAAGAAATACTTTCAATCAATTACGTAAAGCATCAGatgtaatatcatttttagaaaaccaATTGGATATACCAAATGTACTCCCTAGTAATCGAATATTAGGAAAGGAACCTGGTGGAACTAGTGGtgcatattatgaaaatgtaagtattaaaGAAACAGTTTCTTCTCCACCTGAAGATATTATGGACagcataatcaatttatttgattga